In Mycobacterium stomatepiae, the following are encoded in one genomic region:
- the yidC gene encoding membrane protein insertase YidC, which translates to MWVWYKLFGALLGPSNFFAWALSVMFLVFTLRALLYKPFVRQIRTTRQMQELQPQIKALQKKYGKDRQRMALEMQKLQREHGFNPILGCLPMLAQIPVFLGLYHVLRSFNRTTGGFGQPQMSVLQNRLTGNYMFSPTDVGHFLDANLFGAPIGASMTQRTGLDAFIDFSRPSVILVGAPVMLLAGVATYFNSRASIARQSPEAAANPQTAMMNKLALYVFPLGVVVGGPFLPLAIILYWFSNNIWTFGQQHYVFNMIEKEDEAKKQEVLQRRAANAPLPGAKPKRKAAPANGNGPSAVDEESTPKANTGGNGSEGKTTDAAPDKPDGAGGADAPASRTPRPGARPKKRKR; encoded by the coding sequence ATGTGGGTTTGGTACAAGCTGTTCGGCGCGCTGCTGGGACCCTCGAACTTTTTCGCATGGGCACTGTCGGTGATGTTCCTCGTCTTCACGCTGCGCGCGCTGTTGTACAAGCCGTTCGTGCGTCAGATCCGTACTACCCGCCAGATGCAGGAGCTGCAGCCACAGATCAAGGCGCTACAGAAGAAGTACGGCAAGGACCGTCAACGCATGGCGCTCGAGATGCAGAAGCTGCAACGCGAGCACGGGTTCAACCCGATCCTGGGCTGCCTGCCGATGCTCGCTCAGATCCCGGTGTTCCTCGGGCTCTATCACGTCTTGCGGTCCTTCAATCGGACGACGGGCGGCTTCGGACAGCCGCAGATGTCGGTGCTCCAAAACCGACTGACGGGCAACTACATGTTCAGCCCGACGGATGTCGGACACTTCCTGGACGCGAATCTGTTCGGCGCACCGATCGGCGCGTCCATGACGCAGCGGACCGGGTTGGACGCCTTCATTGATTTCAGCCGACCCTCGGTCATCTTGGTCGGAGCGCCAGTGATGCTGCTCGCGGGCGTCGCGACCTACTTCAACAGCCGCGCCTCCATTGCGCGGCAAAGTCCGGAAGCGGCCGCCAATCCGCAGACCGCGATGATGAACAAACTCGCGCTGTACGTGTTTCCGCTCGGCGTCGTGGTCGGCGGACCGTTCCTTCCGCTGGCGATCATTCTGTACTGGTTCTCGAACAACATCTGGACCTTCGGCCAGCAGCACTACGTCTTCAACATGATTGAGAAAGAGGACGAGGCCAAGAAGCAAGAGGTGCTGCAGCGCCGTGCCGCCAACGCACCGTTGCCGGGAGCCAAGCCGAAGCGCAAAGCAGCGCCCGCGAATGGGAACGGTCCGTCAGCGGTCGACGAGGAGAGCACACCGAAGGCGAATACCGGAGGCAACGGGTCGGAGGGTAAGACAACAGACGCTGCACCGGACAAACCCGATGGAGCCGGCGGCGCCGATGCCCCGGCCAGTCGCACGCCCCGGCCCGGGGCTCGACCGAAAAAACGGAAGCGCTGA
- the rpmH gene encoding 50S ribosomal protein L34, translated as MAKGKRTFQPNNRRRARVHGFRLRMRTRAGRAILSGRRRKGRRALSA; from the coding sequence GTGGCCAAGGGCAAGCGGACCTTCCAGCCGAACAACCGGCGCCGAGCTCGTGTGCACGGCTTCCGGCTGCGCATGCGTACCCGCGCTGGGCGCGCCATCCTGTCTGGCCGACGCCGCAAGGGCCGCCGCGCACTATCTGCCTGA
- the recF gene encoding DNA replication/repair protein RecF (All proteins in this family for which functions are known are DNA-binding proteins that assist the filamentation of RecA onto DNA for the initiation of recombination or recombinational repair.) — MYVRHLGLRDFRSWAQADLELEQGRTVFVGPNGFGKTNLVEALWYSTTLGSHRVGTDAPLIRSGADRAVVSTIVVNEGRECAIDLEIAAGRANKARLNRSPVRSTREVIGVLRAVLFAPEDLSLVRGDPADRRRYLDDLATVRRPAVAALRADYDKVLRQRTALLKSLAGSRYRGDQGALDTLDVWDSRLAEHGAELMSARIDLVNQLAPEVEKAYQLLAPGSRPASINYRTSIDGLGSDDAGTDREFLEAAMLAALAARRGAELERGVCLVGPHRDDLELRLGDQPAKGFASHGESWSFAIALRLAGYELLRADGSEPVLLLDDVFAELDAARRRALATVAESAEQVLVTAAVLEDIPVGWDARRVHIDLQDDDTGRVSVMQP, encoded by the coding sequence GTGTACGTCCGGCATTTGGGGCTGCGTGATTTTCGGTCCTGGGCACAAGCCGACCTCGAGCTCGAACAGGGCCGGACGGTATTCGTCGGTCCCAACGGTTTCGGGAAGACGAATTTGGTTGAGGCACTGTGGTATTCGACTACCTTGGGTTCACATCGGGTCGGAACCGATGCGCCGTTGATCCGGTCGGGCGCGGATCGCGCGGTGGTTTCGACGATCGTGGTCAACGAGGGCCGGGAATGCGCGATCGATTTGGAGATTGCCGCAGGCCGGGCGAACAAGGCCCGGTTGAACCGGTCGCCGGTGCGCAGTACCCGGGAGGTGATCGGGGTATTGCGTGCGGTGCTCTTTGCTCCGGAGGATCTGTCATTGGTCCGCGGGGATCCGGCGGACCGGCGCCGCTATCTCGATGATTTGGCGACGGTGCGCCGGCCGGCGGTCGCTGCGCTGCGCGCGGACTACGACAAGGTGCTGCGGCAACGGACCGCACTGTTGAAGTCATTGGCCGGATCGCGGTATCGAGGTGACCAGGGCGCGTTGGACACACTCGATGTGTGGGACAGCCGGCTAGCCGAGCATGGTGCCGAATTGATGTCTGCCCGTATCGATTTGGTGAATCAGCTGGCCCCGGAGGTGGAGAAGGCGTACCAGCTGCTGGCCCCTGGTTCACGCCCGGCGTCGATCAACTACCGAACCAGCATCGACGGTTTGGGCTCCGACGACGCGGGCACCGACCGTGAGTTTTTGGAAGCCGCGATGTTGGCCGCACTCGCGGCACGCCGCGGCGCCGAACTGGAACGCGGGGTATGTCTGGTGGGCCCGCACCGCGACGACTTGGAGCTGCGCCTGGGTGATCAACCGGCGAAAGGCTTTGCCAGCCACGGCGAGTCGTGGTCGTTTGCGATCGCGTTGCGGCTGGCCGGCTACGAGTTACTTCGTGCGGACGGCAGCGAGCCGGTGTTGTTGCTCGATGACGTGTTCGCCGAACTCGACGCCGCCCGCCGCCGCGCCTTGGCCACCGTGGCGGAATCCGCGGAACAGGTATTGGTAACCGCGGCGGTACTGGAAGATATCCCGGTGGGCTGGGACGCTAGACGGGTGCACATCGACTTGCAAGACGATGACACCGGTCGGGTTTCGGTGATGCAACCATGA
- the yidD gene encoding membrane protein insertion efficiency factor YidD, giving the protein MTVPGRAGASDASRTVVRGLVFLIQLYRHMVSPLRPATCRFMPTCSQYAVEALTEYGLVRGSWLAVVRLAKCGPWHRGGWDPIPERASEHRDCRMDVEDTSAVGEDPAPRGESESVVVRSV; this is encoded by the coding sequence GTGACGGTGCCGGGGCGCGCGGGAGCGAGTGACGCAAGCAGGACCGTGGTCCGCGGGCTGGTTTTCCTGATTCAGCTGTACCGCCACATGGTGTCGCCGCTGCGGCCGGCGACGTGTCGCTTCATGCCGACCTGCAGTCAATACGCGGTCGAGGCCCTCACCGAGTACGGGTTGGTTCGGGGGAGTTGGCTGGCAGTCGTCAGGCTTGCCAAATGTGGACCATGGCATCGGGGAGGATGGGACCCGATACCGGAACGCGCCTCAGAACACCGGGATTGTCGGATGGACGTTGAAGACACCAGCGCCGTCGGGGAGGACCCGGCGCCGCGAGGGGAGAGTGAATCTGTTGTCGTTCGATCTGTTTAG
- a CDS encoding acetyltransferase: protein MSARITPLRLEGFEQLPKHARRCVFWEVDPATLGDQDQLADPEFEKEAWLSMVMLEWGSCGQVATAISDEQSLTDPPTLGYVLYAPPGAVPRAHRFPTAPVSADAVLLTSMGVEPGHAPDDLPHDLLARVIDELMRRGVRALEAFGRTPAASELVDPTLADPDVRPVLESLGDCSVDRCIIDAEFLKDVGFVVVAPHSYFPRLRLELDKGLGWKAEVEAALERLLSNAQLQEPVGAGSSNVLKAGNALQSKQNGYVPPSRVVRSTDNS, encoded by the coding sequence GTGTCTGCTCGAATCACGCCCCTGCGGCTCGAAGGTTTCGAGCAGCTTCCCAAGCACGCTCGCCGCTGTGTCTTCTGGGAGGTCGATCCCGCGACCCTCGGCGATCAGGACCAGCTCGCCGACCCGGAATTCGAAAAAGAGGCCTGGCTTTCGATGGTCATGCTGGAATGGGGTTCGTGTGGTCAGGTCGCGACTGCGATTTCCGACGAGCAAAGCCTGACCGATCCGCCCACGCTGGGTTACGTGCTGTACGCCCCGCCGGGTGCGGTACCGCGGGCGCATCGTTTTCCGACCGCGCCGGTGTCCGCGGACGCAGTGCTGCTGACGTCGATGGGTGTCGAACCCGGGCATGCCCCCGACGACTTGCCGCACGATCTGTTGGCCCGGGTCATCGACGAGTTGATGCGCCGCGGGGTCCGGGCGCTGGAGGCGTTCGGTCGCACCCCGGCCGCATCGGAATTGGTGGATCCCACGCTCGCCGACCCTGACGTCCGGCCGGTGCTGGAGTCCCTGGGTGACTGCTCGGTAGATCGCTGCATCATCGATGCGGAATTCCTGAAAGACGTGGGTTTCGTTGTGGTGGCGCCACATTCCTACTTCCCGCGGCTGCGCCTCGAACTGGACAAAGGCCTGGGGTGGAAGGCCGAGGTCGAGGCGGCGCTGGAGCGGCTACTGTCGAATGCCCAGCTGCAGGAGCCGGTTGGAGCTGGGTCTAGCAACGTATTGAAGGCGGGAAATGCGTTGCAGAGCAAGCAGAACGGTTATGTACCGCCGAGTCGGGTCGTCCGTTCGACCGACAATTCGTGA
- a CDS encoding ParB/RepB/Spo0J family partition protein, with translation MTQPSRKKGGLGRGLASLIPTGPAEGDAGPATLGPRMGDAAADVLIGGPAPGTNEMGAVYREISPSDIEPNPRQPRQVFDDEALAELVHSIREFGLLQPIVVRAITPSPGGARYQIVMGERRWRAAQEAQLTTLPAIVRETTDDNLLRDALLENIHRAQLNPLEEAAAYQQLLDEFGVTHDELASRIGRSRPLISNMIRLLKLPIAVQRRVAAGVLSAGHARALLSLESGPEAQEELASRIVAEGLSVRATEEAVTLANHEANRGDAGAPAPQRRKPIQMPGLQDVADRLSNAFDTRVTVSLGKRKGKIVVEFASVDDLQRIIDTMTSPKA, from the coding sequence ATGACGCAGCCGTCACGCAAGAAAGGCGGCCTCGGCCGAGGCCTCGCTTCGTTGATTCCCACCGGACCCGCCGAGGGCGATGCGGGACCCGCGACCCTTGGTCCCCGGATGGGGGACGCGGCCGCCGATGTGTTGATCGGCGGACCCGCGCCGGGCACTAACGAAATGGGCGCGGTGTATCGCGAGATCTCACCGTCTGACATCGAGCCCAACCCACGCCAGCCGCGCCAGGTGTTCGACGACGAGGCCTTGGCCGAGCTGGTGCACTCGATCCGCGAGTTCGGTCTGTTGCAGCCGATCGTGGTCCGTGCGATCACCCCGTCGCCGGGCGGCGCGCGGTACCAGATCGTGATGGGGGAGCGGCGTTGGCGGGCCGCCCAGGAGGCTCAACTGACCACTCTTCCCGCCATCGTGCGGGAGACGACCGACGACAACCTGCTGCGCGATGCCCTTCTGGAAAACATCCACCGGGCACAGCTGAACCCGTTGGAAGAAGCGGCGGCATACCAGCAGTTGCTCGACGAGTTCGGAGTCACCCACGACGAACTGGCCTCTCGGATCGGGCGGTCACGACCGCTGATTAGCAACATGATCCGGTTGCTCAAGCTGCCGATCGCAGTGCAGCGCAGGGTGGCCGCCGGCGTCCTGTCCGCCGGCCACGCCCGGGCGTTGCTGTCGCTGGAGTCTGGCCCGGAAGCGCAGGAAGAGTTGGCGAGCCGGATTGTCGCGGAGGGTCTTTCGGTCCGCGCGACCGAGGAAGCCGTGACTCTGGCCAATCACGAGGCCAACCGCGGCGACGCGGGGGCCCCGGCACCGCAGCGCCGTAAGCCGATTCAGATGCCGGGCCTGCAGGACGTGGCCGACCGGCTGTCGAACGCCTTCGATACCCGGGTGACGGTCAGCCTGGGCAAACGCAAGGGCAAGATCGTCGTCGAGTTCGCGTCGGTCGACGACCTACAGCGGATTATCGACACCATGACCTCGCCCAAGGCATGA
- a CDS encoding Jag family protein has product MTDADTTERELDTQLVVEDEAEDATTAEAGADEGDDLEERLVAEGEIAGDYLEELLDLLDFDGDIDLDVEGNRAVVSIDGSDDLNKLVGRGGEVLDALQELTRLAVHQKTGVRSRLMLDIASWRRRRREELAALGDKVARRVLESGEREELKPMTPFERKIVHDAVAAVDGVHSESEGVEPSRRVVVLHD; this is encoded by the coding sequence ATGACGGACGCTGACACCACCGAACGCGAGTTGGACACCCAGCTGGTGGTCGAGGACGAAGCCGAGGATGCGACGACGGCGGAGGCCGGTGCCGACGAAGGCGACGACCTGGAGGAGCGGTTGGTCGCCGAAGGGGAGATCGCCGGCGACTATCTGGAAGAGCTGCTGGATCTATTGGACTTCGACGGCGACATTGATCTGGACGTCGAGGGCAACCGCGCGGTTGTCAGCATTGACGGCAGCGACGACCTGAACAAGTTGGTCGGCCGTGGCGGCGAGGTGCTCGATGCGCTTCAGGAATTGACCCGGCTGGCAGTCCACCAGAAGACCGGCGTGCGTAGCCGACTAATGCTCGACATCGCGAGTTGGCGCCGGCGGCGTCGCGAGGAGCTGGCCGCCCTGGGAGACAAGGTGGCGCGGCGCGTGCTGGAGAGTGGTGAGCGTGAAGAGCTCAAGCCGATGACGCCGTTCGAACGGAAGATCGTCCACGATGCCGTGGCGGCGGTGGATGGGGTCCACAGCGAAAGCGAGGGCGTGGAGCCGAGTCGTCGCGTGGTCGTCCTGCACGACTAG
- the rsmG gene encoding 16S rRNA (guanine(527)-N(7))-methyltransferase RsmG: MFHVKHVGGFDRAGAPAEEGGSAGPGPAPPAAVEIFGPHLDTAMAYAEILATTGVERGLLGPREVGRVWDRHLLNSAAVAELLADNERLVDVGSGAGLPGIPLAIARPDLDVALVEPLLRRSEFLKEVVAQLGLTVEVVRGRAEEPGVRKRFGERDVAVSRAVASLDKLTNWSIPLLRPGGRMIALKGEHAADEVVEHRRGMAALDAVDVRVVTCRASYLRPPATVVVAQRAMRSGRGSAPRADRRKR, from the coding sequence ATGTTTCACGTGAAACATGTCGGCGGGTTCGATCGGGCAGGGGCGCCCGCCGAGGAGGGCGGCTCCGCCGGGCCTGGTCCGGCGCCGCCGGCGGCCGTGGAAATCTTCGGGCCGCACCTGGATACGGCGATGGCGTACGCGGAGATTCTCGCAACAACCGGTGTAGAGCGCGGCCTGCTGGGTCCCCGGGAAGTGGGCCGGGTGTGGGACCGCCACCTATTGAATAGTGCGGCGGTCGCCGAACTGCTCGCGGACAACGAGCGGCTCGTCGATGTCGGCAGCGGGGCGGGACTGCCGGGGATACCCCTGGCGATTGCCCGACCGGATCTCGATGTCGCACTTGTCGAGCCCCTGCTGCGGCGCAGCGAGTTTCTCAAAGAGGTCGTCGCCCAACTAGGGTTAACCGTCGAAGTGGTGCGCGGCCGGGCCGAAGAACCCGGGGTACGTAAACGATTCGGTGAGCGGGATGTCGCGGTGTCGCGAGCGGTCGCGTCCTTGGACAAGTTGACTAACTGGAGCATCCCGTTGCTACGGCCGGGCGGACGAATGATTGCGCTCAAGGGTGAACATGCTGCCGACGAAGTCGTGGAGCACCGGCGTGGGATGGCAGCGTTGGATGCAGTTGATGTCAGGGTGGTGACATGTCGCGCGAGCTATTTGCGTCCGCCCGCAACCGTGGTGGTAGCGCAGCGCGCAATGCGATCGGGACGCGGGTCGGCACCAAGGGCGGACAGGAGAAAGCGATGA
- the dnaA gene encoding chromosomal replication initiator protein DnaA, whose translation MTDDPGSGFTTVWNAVVSELNGVSDADGALANRTTLVTPLTPQQRAWLNLAQPLTIVEGFALLSVPSSFVQNEIERHLRTPITDALSRRLGQQIQLGVRIAPPADDDDDVPFPQGDTFTDEAGLETSSDTDEADENGEAIGIEQNWPNYFAERPHSKDAAAAAGGTSLNRRYTFETFVIGASNRFAHAAALAIAEAPARAYNPLFIWGESGLGKTHLLHAAGNYAQRLFPGMRVKYVSTEEFTNDFINSLRDDRKVAFKRSYRDVDVLLVDDIQFIEGKEGIQEEFFHTFNTLHNANKQIVISSDRPPKQLATLEDRLRTRFEWGLITDVQPPELETRIAILRKKAQMERLAVPDDVLELIASSIERNIRELEGALIRVTAFASLNKTPIDKSLAEIVLRDLIADASTMQISAATIMAATAEYFDTTVEELRGPGKTRALAQSRQIAMYLCRELTDLSLPKIGQAFGRDHTTVMYAQRKILSEMAERREVFDHVKELTTRIRQRSKR comes from the coding sequence TTGACCGATGACCCCGGTTCTGGTTTCACGACAGTGTGGAATGCGGTCGTCTCTGAACTCAATGGCGTTTCCGACGCAGACGGCGCACTCGCTAATCGCACGACTCTTGTCACCCCGCTCACTCCCCAGCAGCGCGCGTGGCTGAATCTTGCTCAACCGCTGACTATTGTCGAGGGCTTCGCCCTCTTGTCGGTGCCGAGCAGTTTCGTGCAAAACGAGATCGAGCGGCACCTGCGCACCCCGATCACCGATGCGCTCAGCCGCCGGCTCGGTCAACAGATTCAACTCGGCGTCCGCATCGCCCCGCCGGCCGACGATGACGACGATGTCCCCTTTCCGCAAGGGGACACGTTCACCGATGAAGCCGGGCTAGAAACGTCAAGCGACACCGACGAGGCCGACGAAAACGGTGAAGCGATCGGTATCGAACAGAACTGGCCCAACTACTTCGCCGAACGTCCGCACAGCAAAGACGCGGCGGCAGCCGCCGGCGGAACGAGCCTCAACCGGCGCTACACCTTCGAGACTTTCGTCATCGGTGCCTCCAATCGGTTCGCGCATGCCGCGGCGCTGGCCATCGCCGAAGCACCGGCGCGCGCTTACAACCCGCTGTTCATTTGGGGCGAGTCCGGGCTGGGCAAGACCCATTTGTTGCATGCCGCAGGCAATTACGCGCAGCGGCTGTTCCCCGGCATGCGGGTGAAGTACGTGTCGACCGAGGAATTCACCAATGACTTCATCAACTCGCTGCGTGACGATCGGAAGGTTGCGTTCAAGCGCAGCTATCGCGACGTCGATGTGCTGCTGGTCGATGACATCCAATTCATTGAGGGCAAAGAAGGTATCCAGGAAGAGTTCTTCCACACCTTCAACACGCTGCACAACGCCAACAAGCAGATCGTCATCTCGTCGGACCGGCCGCCCAAACAGCTCGCCACCCTCGAAGACCGGCTGCGAACGCGGTTCGAGTGGGGCCTGATCACCGACGTCCAGCCTCCCGAGCTGGAAACGCGCATCGCGATTCTGCGCAAGAAAGCACAGATGGAACGGCTCGCGGTACCCGACGATGTGCTCGAACTCATCGCCAGCAGCATCGAGCGCAACATCCGCGAGCTCGAGGGAGCGCTGATCCGCGTCACCGCGTTCGCCTCGCTGAACAAGACGCCAATCGACAAATCGTTGGCCGAGATTGTGTTGCGCGATCTGATCGCCGATGCCAGCACCATGCAAATCAGCGCAGCGACCATCATGGCCGCCACCGCGGAGTACTTCGACACCACCGTCGAGGAGTTACGCGGGCCCGGCAAGACCCGGGCACTGGCGCAGTCGCGCCAGATCGCGATGTATCTCTGCCGTGAGCTCACCGATTTGTCACTACCCAAAATCGGTCAGGCGTTCGGCCGCGACCACACCACCGTGATGTACGCGCAACGAAAGATCTTGTCCGAGATGGCCGAGCGGCGTGAGGTGTTCGATCACGTCAAAGAACTCACCACTCGCATCCGTCAGCGGTCCAAGCGCTGA
- the dnaN gene encoding DNA polymerase III subunit beta, translated as MDVATTSAGLTDLKFRLVRESFADAVSWVAKNLPSRPAVPVLSGVLLTGSDEGLTISGFDYEVSAEAQIAAEIASPGSVLVSGRLLSDITRALPNKPIDFYVDGNRVALTCGSAKFSLPTMAVEDYPTLPTLPEETGSLSSDLFAEAIGQVAIAAGRDDTLPMLTGIRVEISGEKVVLAATDRFRLAVRELTWSALSPDVEAAVLVPAKTLAEAAKTGTDGSEVRLSLGAGTGVGKDGLLGISGNGKRSTTRLLDAEFPKFRQLLPAEHTAVATINVAELAEAIKLVALVADRGAQVRMEFTEGALRLSAGADDVGRAEEELAVDFAGEPLTIAFNPTYLTDGLSSVKADRVSFGFTTPGKPALLRPAFDEDSHPTGNGPFSALPTDYVYLLMPVRLPG; from the coding sequence ATGGACGTGGCGACGACAAGTGCTGGTCTCACCGATCTGAAGTTTCGCCTGGTCCGAGAATCTTTTGCCGACGCGGTGTCGTGGGTCGCGAAGAATCTGCCGAGCCGTCCGGCGGTGCCCGTGCTGTCCGGTGTGCTGTTGACCGGCTCCGATGAAGGCTTGACCATCTCGGGATTCGACTACGAAGTTTCCGCAGAGGCACAGATCGCAGCCGAAATAGCTTCTCCTGGAAGTGTTTTGGTGTCGGGACGGCTGTTGTCAGATATCACTCGGGCATTGCCGAACAAGCCGATCGACTTTTACGTCGACGGGAATCGCGTCGCGCTGACGTGCGGCAGTGCGAAGTTTTCGTTGCCGACGATGGCGGTCGAGGATTACCCGACGCTGCCGACGCTGCCGGAAGAGACCGGCAGCTTGTCGTCGGATCTGTTCGCCGAGGCGATCGGCCAGGTCGCGATTGCGGCCGGCCGGGATGACACGTTGCCGATGCTGACCGGCATCCGGGTCGAGATCTCGGGTGAGAAGGTGGTTTTGGCCGCGACCGATAGGTTCCGGCTCGCGGTTCGTGAGCTCACATGGTCGGCGTTGTCACCGGACGTCGAGGCGGCGGTGCTGGTTCCGGCCAAGACTCTGGCCGAAGCCGCCAAAACAGGGACCGACGGTTCGGAGGTCCGGTTGTCGTTGGGCGCCGGGACGGGAGTAGGCAAGGACGGGCTGCTCGGGATTAGCGGCAATGGCAAGCGCAGCACCACGCGACTGCTCGACGCGGAGTTCCCGAAATTCCGCCAGTTGTTGCCGGCCGAGCACACCGCGGTCGCGACGATCAACGTGGCCGAGCTGGCCGAGGCCATCAAGCTGGTGGCGTTGGTGGCGGACCGCGGTGCGCAGGTCCGCATGGAATTCACGGAAGGCGCGTTGCGACTTTCGGCCGGCGCCGACGACGTCGGCCGCGCCGAGGAAGAACTTGCCGTTGACTTCGCGGGTGAGCCGTTGACGATCGCGTTCAACCCGACGTATCTGACCGACGGGCTCAGCTCGGTGAAGGCAGATCGGGTGTCGTTCGGTTTCACTACCCCGGGCAAGCCGGCGTTGCTGCGTCCGGCATTCGACGAGGACAGTCACCCGACGGGTAATGGTCCGTTCTCCGCGTTACCCACGGACTACGTCTACCTGTTGATGCCAGTTCGGTTGCCCGGATAG
- a CDS encoding N-acetylmuramoyl-L-alanine amidase, with protein sequence MSSPRRENGDALRCGDRSAAVTEIRVSLAALGLLDNAEDDLITGRHVALEVFDAQLDQAVRAFQQHRGLLVDGIVGEATYRALKEASYRLGARTLYHQFGAPLYGDDVATLQARLQDLGFYTGLVDGHFGLQTHNALMSYQREYGMAADGICGPETLRSLYFLSSRVSGGSPHAIREEELVRRSGPRLSGKRIIIDPGRGGDDHGLIAPGPAGPVSEADILWDLASRLEGRMTAIGMETFLSRPTNRSPSDAERAATANNVGADLMISLRCEAQVSPSANGVASFHFGNSHGSVSTIGRNLADFIQREVVARTGLRDCRTHGRTWDLLRLTRMPTVQVDVGYITNPGDRDRLLSTQSRDAIAEGILAAVKRLYLLGKNDRPTGTFTFAELLAHELSVERTTRLGGT encoded by the coding sequence ATGTCGAGTCCGCGCCGCGAAAACGGCGACGCGCTGCGCTGTGGTGACCGCAGCGCAGCTGTGACCGAAATCCGGGTCTCGCTGGCTGCACTAGGGCTATTGGACAACGCCGAAGACGATCTGATCACCGGCCGCCATGTCGCCCTCGAGGTCTTCGACGCCCAGCTCGACCAGGCCGTGCGTGCGTTCCAGCAGCACCGTGGCCTCCTCGTCGACGGCATCGTTGGCGAGGCGACTTACCGGGCGCTGAAAGAGGCGTCCTATCGGCTCGGCGCGCGCACGCTGTACCACCAATTCGGCGCTCCCCTCTACGGGGACGACGTCGCGACGCTGCAGGCTCGGCTACAGGACCTTGGTTTCTACACCGGCCTGGTCGACGGACATTTCGGCCTGCAGACGCACAACGCCTTGATGTCCTACCAGCGCGAGTACGGGATGGCTGCAGATGGTATCTGCGGCCCGGAAACCTTGCGCTCCTTGTACTTTCTGAGTTCACGGGTCAGCGGGGGTTCACCCCACGCCATCCGCGAGGAAGAACTGGTCCGCCGCTCCGGTCCCCGGCTTTCGGGCAAGCGGATCATCATCGATCCGGGCCGTGGCGGGGACGACCACGGTCTGATCGCGCCTGGCCCGGCCGGTCCGGTGAGCGAAGCGGATATCTTGTGGGACTTGGCCAGTCGGCTGGAGGGCCGGATGACCGCCATCGGCATGGAGACCTTCCTGTCGCGACCGACCAACCGCAGCCCGTCGGACGCCGAACGCGCCGCCACGGCCAACAACGTCGGTGCCGATCTGATGATCAGCCTGCGCTGCGAAGCCCAGGTCAGTCCTTCGGCCAACGGGGTGGCGTCGTTCCACTTCGGCAACTCACACGGGTCGGTGTCGACCATCGGCCGCAATCTAGCCGACTTCATTCAGCGAGAAGTGGTGGCCCGCACCGGGTTACGTGATTGCCGGACGCATGGACGCACCTGGGACCTGCTGCGGCTCACCCGGATGCCCACCGTGCAGGTAGACGTCGGCTACATCACCAACCCGGGCGATCGGGACCGGCTGCTGTCCACCCAGTCGCGCGACGCGATCGCCGAAGGCATCCTCGCCGCGGTCAAGCGACTCTACCTGCTCGGCAAGAACGACCGGCCGACCGGCACATTCACCTTCGCCGAGCTGCTTGCTCACGAATTGTCGGTCGAACGGACGACCCGACTCGGCGGTACATAA
- the rnpA gene encoding ribonuclease P protein component — MLPARNRMRRSREFDATVKHGMRAAQPDLVVHVRRGDEDDIGPRVGLIVAKSVGSAVDRHRVARCLRHAVAGMLTDLDQRDQVVIRALPSSRQVSSAWLEQELRRGLRRAFERAGTNR; from the coding sequence GTGCTTCCCGCGCGCAACCGCATGAGGCGGTCACGGGAATTCGACGCGACAGTGAAACACGGGATGCGCGCGGCGCAGCCCGACCTCGTCGTCCACGTGCGGCGCGGAGATGAGGACGACATCGGTCCGAGGGTCGGGCTGATCGTCGCCAAATCGGTCGGCTCGGCCGTCGATCGCCACCGGGTCGCACGTTGCCTTCGGCACGCCGTTGCGGGCATGCTGACCGATCTCGATCAACGCGACCAAGTCGTCATCCGGGCGCTGCCAAGCAGCCGGCAGGTGTCGTCGGCGTGGTTGGAGCAGGAGCTGCGTCGGGGTCTGCGGCGCGCGTTCGAACGCGCGGGGACGAACCGTTGA